The following are from one region of the Coturnix japonica isolate 7356 chromosome 23, Coturnix japonica 2.1, whole genome shotgun sequence genome:
- the LOC107323822 gene encoding protein argonaute-4 isoform X2, translated as MVRHFKMQIFGDRQPGYDGKRNMYTAHPLPIGRDRVDMEVTLPGEGKDQTFKVSIQWVSVVSLQLLLEALAGHLNEVPEDSVQALDVITRHLPSMRYTPVGRSFFSPPEGYYHPLGGGREVWFGFHQSVRPAMWNMMLNIDVSATAFYRAQPIIEFMCEVLDIQNINEQTKPLTDSQRVKFTKEIRGLKVEVTHCGQMKRKYRVCNVTRRPASHQTFPLQLENGQAMECTVAQYFKQKYSLQLKYPHLPCLQVGQEQKHTYLPLEVCNIVAGQRCIKKLTDNQTSTMIKATARSAPDRQEEISRLVKSNSMVGGPDPYLKEFGIVVHNEMTELTGRVLPAPMLQYGGRNKTVATPNQGVWDMRGKQFYAGIEIKVWAVACFAPQKQCREDLLKSFTDQLRKISKDAGMPIQGQPCFCKYAQGADSVEPMFKHLKLTYVGLQLIVVILPGKTPVYAEVKRVGDTLLGMATQCVQVKNVVKTSPQTLSNLCLKINAKLGGINNVLVPHQRPSVFQQPVIFLGADVTHPPAGDGKKPSIAAVVGSMDGHPSRYCATVRVQTSRQETSQELLYSQEVIQDLTNMVRELLIQFYKSTRFKPTRIIYYRGGVSEGQMKQVAWPELIAIRKACISLEEDYRPGITYIVVQKRHHTRLFCADKTERVGKSGNVPAGTTVDSTITHPSEFDFYLCSHAGIQGTSRPSHYQVLWDDNCFTADELQLLTYQLCHTYVRCTRSVSIPAPAYYARLVAFRARYHLVDKDHDSAEGSHVSGQSNGRDPQALAKAVQIHHDTQHTMYFA; from the exons ATGGTGAGACACTTCAAGATGCAGATATTTGGTGACCGGCAGCCTGGATACGACGGGAAGCGGAACATGTACACTGCACACCCGTTACCCATCGGCAGGGACAGA GTGGATATGGAGGTGACGCTTCCAGGAGAGGGGAAGGACCAGACTTTTAAGGTGTCCATTCAGTGGGTGTCAGTCGTCAGCCTTCAGTTGCTGTTGGAAGCTCTGGCAGGGCATCTGAATGAAGTTCCTGAAGATTCTGTACAGGCCCTTGATGTGATTACACGGCACCTTCCCTCCATGAG gtatACTCCTGTGGGTcgctcctttttttccccccctgaaGGCTATTACCACCCTCTGGGTGGTGGCAGGGAGGTCTGGTTTGGTTTCCACCAGTCTGTGAGGCCTGCCATGTGGAACATGATGCTCAACATTGATG TATCAGCAACTGCTTTCTATCGTGCTCAGCCTATCATTGAGTTCATGTGTGAGGTCTTGGACATTCAGAACATCAATGAACAAACCAAGCCTCTGACAGACTCCCAGCGTGTCAAGTTTACCAAAGAAATCAGAG GTCTAAAAGTAGAGGTTACTCACTGTGGccagatgaaaagaaaataccgAGTTTGCAACGTTACTCGTCGACCAGCCAGTCATCAGAC GTTTCCTCTGCAGTTGGAAAATGGACAGGCTATGGAGTGTACAGTAGCTCAGTATTTCAAGCAGAAGTacagcctgcagctgaaatATCCTCATCTTCCCTGTCTCCAAGTAGGACAGGAGCAGAAACACACATACTTGCCTCTTGAG GTGTGTAACATAGTGGCAGGTCAGAGGTGTATCAAGAAGTTAACAGACAATCAGACATCAACGATGATAAAAGCAACTGCAAGATCTGCACCGGACCGACAGGAAGAAATCAGCAGACTG GTGAAAAGTAACAGTATGGTTGGTGGACCTGATCCATATCTGAAGGAGTTTGGTATTGTTGTCCATAATGAAATGACAGAGTTGACAGGCAGAGTTTTGCCAGCGCCAATGCTGCAATATGGAGGCAGG AACAAGACTGTGGCCACACCAAACCAAGGTGTGTGGGACATGAGAGGGAAACAGTTCTATGCTGGCATTGAGATTAAAGTTTGGGCTGTTGCCTGTTTTGCTCCTCAAAAACAATGCAGGGAAGACTTACTAAA GAGTTTTACAGACCAGCTGCGTAAGATCTCCAAGGATGCAGGGATGCCGATCCAAGGCCAGCCCTGCTTCTGTAAATACGCCCAGGGTGCAGACAGTGTGGAGCCCATGTTTAAACACTTAAAACTGACTTATGTTGGTCTGCAGCTGATTGTGGTGATTCTACCCGGAAAGACACCTGTGTATG CTGAAGTAAAGCGAGTTGGTGACACTCTTCTTGGCATGGCCACTCAGTGTGTTCAGGTAAAGAATGTGGTGAAAACCTCACCCCAAACGCTGTCCAACCtgtgtctgaaaataaatgcaaagctTGGAGGAATCAACAATGTGCTCGTACCTCATCAAAG GCCCTCAGTGTTCCAGCAGCCAGTGATCTTTTTGGGAGCAGATGTCACTCACCCTCCTGCTGGGGATGGAAAGAAGCCTTCCATAGCTGCTGTGGTTGGCAGCATGGATGGCCATCCCAGCCGTTACTGCGCCACAGTGCGAGTGCAGACCTCCCGACAGGAGAcatcccaggagctgctgtacAGTCAGGAGGTGATACAGGACCTGACAAACATGGTGCGAGAACTGCTGATACAGTTTTACAAATCCACACGTTTCAAGCCTACGAGAATCATTTACTACAGAGGAGGAGTTTCAGAAGGGCAGATGAAGCAG GTAGCTTGGCCAGAACTTATAGCAATCCGAAAGGCCTGTATTAGTTTGGAAGAGGACTACAGACCAGGAATAACCTACATTGTTGTGCAGAAAAGACATCACAccaggctgttctgtgctgaCAAAACTGAAAGG GTGGGTAAGAGTGGCAACGTACCAGCGGGCACTACTGTAGACAGCACCATCACGCATCCTTCTGAATTTGACTTTTACCTCTGTAGCCACGCAGGAATTCAG GGAACCAGCCGGCCCTCCCACTACCAGGTCCTGTGGGATGACAACTGTTTCACTGCAGATGAGCTACAGCTGCTGACCTATCAGCTGTGTCACACGTATGTGAGGTGTACGCGATCAGTCTCTATTCCAGCACCTGCATACTATGCCAGACTGGTAGCATTTAGGGCTAGATACCATCTTGTGGACAAGGATCACGACAG TGCTGAAGGCAGCCACGTGTCAGGACAGAGCAATGGCCGTGATCCTCAGGCTCTGGCAAAGGCAGTGCAGATCCACCACGATACTCAGCATACAATGTATTTTGCTTGA
- the LOC107323822 gene encoding protein argonaute-4 isoform X1: MEALGPGPPASLFQPPRRPGLGTVGKPIRLLANHFQVQIPKIDVYHYDVDIKPEKRPRRVNREVVDTMVRHFKMQIFGDRQPGYDGKRNMYTAHPLPIGRDRVDMEVTLPGEGKDQTFKVSIQWVSVVSLQLLLEALAGHLNEVPEDSVQALDVITRHLPSMRYTPVGRSFFSPPEGYYHPLGGGREVWFGFHQSVRPAMWNMMLNIDVSATAFYRAQPIIEFMCEVLDIQNINEQTKPLTDSQRVKFTKEIRGLKVEVTHCGQMKRKYRVCNVTRRPASHQTFPLQLENGQAMECTVAQYFKQKYSLQLKYPHLPCLQVGQEQKHTYLPLEVCNIVAGQRCIKKLTDNQTSTMIKATARSAPDRQEEISRLVKSNSMVGGPDPYLKEFGIVVHNEMTELTGRVLPAPMLQYGGRNKTVATPNQGVWDMRGKQFYAGIEIKVWAVACFAPQKQCREDLLKSFTDQLRKISKDAGMPIQGQPCFCKYAQGADSVEPMFKHLKLTYVGLQLIVVILPGKTPVYAEVKRVGDTLLGMATQCVQVKNVVKTSPQTLSNLCLKINAKLGGINNVLVPHQRPSVFQQPVIFLGADVTHPPAGDGKKPSIAAVVGSMDGHPSRYCATVRVQTSRQETSQELLYSQEVIQDLTNMVRELLIQFYKSTRFKPTRIIYYRGGVSEGQMKQVAWPELIAIRKACISLEEDYRPGITYIVVQKRHHTRLFCADKTERVGKSGNVPAGTTVDSTITHPSEFDFYLCSHAGIQGTSRPSHYQVLWDDNCFTADELQLLTYQLCHTYVRCTRSVSIPAPAYYARLVAFRARYHLVDKDHDSAEGSHVSGQSNGRDPQALAKAVQIHHDTQHTMYFA, encoded by the exons aTGGAAGCGTTGGGACCCG GGCCCCCAgcaagtcttttccagccccCCCGTCGCCCAGGCCTGGGCACTGTTGGGAAGCCCATCCGCCTCCTAGCCAACCATTTTCAGGTTCAGATCCCTAAGATCGACGTTTATCACTATGATGTGGATATCAAACCAGAAAAACGACCCCGAAGAGTGAACAG AGAAGTGGTGGATACTATGGTGAGACACTTCAAGATGCAGATATTTGGTGACCGGCAGCCTGGATACGACGGGAAGCGGAACATGTACACTGCACACCCGTTACCCATCGGCAGGGACAGA GTGGATATGGAGGTGACGCTTCCAGGAGAGGGGAAGGACCAGACTTTTAAGGTGTCCATTCAGTGGGTGTCAGTCGTCAGCCTTCAGTTGCTGTTGGAAGCTCTGGCAGGGCATCTGAATGAAGTTCCTGAAGATTCTGTACAGGCCCTTGATGTGATTACACGGCACCTTCCCTCCATGAG gtatACTCCTGTGGGTcgctcctttttttccccccctgaaGGCTATTACCACCCTCTGGGTGGTGGCAGGGAGGTCTGGTTTGGTTTCCACCAGTCTGTGAGGCCTGCCATGTGGAACATGATGCTCAACATTGATG TATCAGCAACTGCTTTCTATCGTGCTCAGCCTATCATTGAGTTCATGTGTGAGGTCTTGGACATTCAGAACATCAATGAACAAACCAAGCCTCTGACAGACTCCCAGCGTGTCAAGTTTACCAAAGAAATCAGAG GTCTAAAAGTAGAGGTTACTCACTGTGGccagatgaaaagaaaataccgAGTTTGCAACGTTACTCGTCGACCAGCCAGTCATCAGAC GTTTCCTCTGCAGTTGGAAAATGGACAGGCTATGGAGTGTACAGTAGCTCAGTATTTCAAGCAGAAGTacagcctgcagctgaaatATCCTCATCTTCCCTGTCTCCAAGTAGGACAGGAGCAGAAACACACATACTTGCCTCTTGAG GTGTGTAACATAGTGGCAGGTCAGAGGTGTATCAAGAAGTTAACAGACAATCAGACATCAACGATGATAAAAGCAACTGCAAGATCTGCACCGGACCGACAGGAAGAAATCAGCAGACTG GTGAAAAGTAACAGTATGGTTGGTGGACCTGATCCATATCTGAAGGAGTTTGGTATTGTTGTCCATAATGAAATGACAGAGTTGACAGGCAGAGTTTTGCCAGCGCCAATGCTGCAATATGGAGGCAGG AACAAGACTGTGGCCACACCAAACCAAGGTGTGTGGGACATGAGAGGGAAACAGTTCTATGCTGGCATTGAGATTAAAGTTTGGGCTGTTGCCTGTTTTGCTCCTCAAAAACAATGCAGGGAAGACTTACTAAA GAGTTTTACAGACCAGCTGCGTAAGATCTCCAAGGATGCAGGGATGCCGATCCAAGGCCAGCCCTGCTTCTGTAAATACGCCCAGGGTGCAGACAGTGTGGAGCCCATGTTTAAACACTTAAAACTGACTTATGTTGGTCTGCAGCTGATTGTGGTGATTCTACCCGGAAAGACACCTGTGTATG CTGAAGTAAAGCGAGTTGGTGACACTCTTCTTGGCATGGCCACTCAGTGTGTTCAGGTAAAGAATGTGGTGAAAACCTCACCCCAAACGCTGTCCAACCtgtgtctgaaaataaatgcaaagctTGGAGGAATCAACAATGTGCTCGTACCTCATCAAAG GCCCTCAGTGTTCCAGCAGCCAGTGATCTTTTTGGGAGCAGATGTCACTCACCCTCCTGCTGGGGATGGAAAGAAGCCTTCCATAGCTGCTGTGGTTGGCAGCATGGATGGCCATCCCAGCCGTTACTGCGCCACAGTGCGAGTGCAGACCTCCCGACAGGAGAcatcccaggagctgctgtacAGTCAGGAGGTGATACAGGACCTGACAAACATGGTGCGAGAACTGCTGATACAGTTTTACAAATCCACACGTTTCAAGCCTACGAGAATCATTTACTACAGAGGAGGAGTTTCAGAAGGGCAGATGAAGCAG GTAGCTTGGCCAGAACTTATAGCAATCCGAAAGGCCTGTATTAGTTTGGAAGAGGACTACAGACCAGGAATAACCTACATTGTTGTGCAGAAAAGACATCACAccaggctgttctgtgctgaCAAAACTGAAAGG GTGGGTAAGAGTGGCAACGTACCAGCGGGCACTACTGTAGACAGCACCATCACGCATCCTTCTGAATTTGACTTTTACCTCTGTAGCCACGCAGGAATTCAG GGAACCAGCCGGCCCTCCCACTACCAGGTCCTGTGGGATGACAACTGTTTCACTGCAGATGAGCTACAGCTGCTGACCTATCAGCTGTGTCACACGTATGTGAGGTGTACGCGATCAGTCTCTATTCCAGCACCTGCATACTATGCCAGACTGGTAGCATTTAGGGCTAGATACCATCTTGTGGACAAGGATCACGACAG TGCTGAAGGCAGCCACGTGTCAGGACAGAGCAATGGCCGTGATCCTCAGGCTCTGGCAAAGGCAGTGCAGATCCACCACGATACTCAGCATACAATGTATTTTGCTTGA